The following are encoded in a window of Actinomyces oris genomic DNA:
- a CDS encoding sigma-70 family RNA polymerase sigma factor, producing the protein MSLATLEARTGTRTVSTRGLAYHSPVIRSSCAGSEGEWIAQVADGDTDAFARLYDAWSSRLFALILQIVVDRAQSEEVLQEVFLEVWRTAGSYSPSRGSVRAWLVTMARRRAIDRVRSSQSSRERESRWRDYMPDVDQTVQQVEDRLVGEQVHRALEAVGEPYRSTIELAYFTGLTHREIARRTGTPLGTVKTRIRDGMARLRRELGVQS; encoded by the coding sequence ATGAGCCTGGCGACGCTGGAGGCCCGGACCGGGACGCGCACCGTCTCCACCCGCGGTCTGGCCTACCATTCCCCTGTGATACGCAGCAGCTGCGCCGGCTCGGAGGGAGAATGGATCGCGCAGGTGGCCGACGGTGACACCGACGCCTTCGCCCGCCTCTACGACGCCTGGTCCTCTCGGCTGTTCGCGCTGATCCTCCAGATCGTCGTCGACCGCGCCCAGAGCGAGGAGGTCCTCCAGGAGGTCTTCCTCGAGGTGTGGCGCACGGCCGGCTCCTACTCCCCGTCGCGGGGCAGCGTCCGGGCCTGGCTGGTGACCATGGCCAGGCGCCGGGCCATCGACCGGGTCCGCTCCTCCCAGTCGTCCCGGGAGCGGGAGAGCCGCTGGCGTGACTACATGCCCGACGTCGACCAGACGGTTCAGCAGGTCGAGGACAGACTCGTGGGCGAACAGGTGCACCGGGCGCTCGAGGCGGTGGGGGAGCCCTACCGCTCCACCATTGAGCTCGCCTACTTCACAGGTCTGACCCACCGCGAGATCGCCCGCCGCACGGGCACGCCGCTGGGAACGGTCAAAACCCGCATCAGGGACGGAATGGCACGGTTACGACGAGAGCTGGGGGTGCAGTCATGA
- a CDS encoding PLD nuclease N-terminal domain-containing protein produces MRIVLIVLVFALTLYALLDCARTPDESMPARMPKYLWITLVVLFPTIGPIAWIIFSRVKAAEERGGYVEPTVWSSKEGTTFRRPQRPRPMAPDDDPEFLRDLEQDIRRRKHHPQEPTGAPDDSNDGADENPEAGGTDRSGTDSH; encoded by the coding sequence ATGCGTATCGTCCTCATCGTCCTGGTGTTCGCTCTGACGCTGTACGCCCTGTTGGACTGCGCACGCACGCCGGATGAGAGCATGCCGGCGCGGATGCCGAAGTACCTGTGGATCACCCTGGTCGTGCTGTTCCCGACCATCGGCCCGATCGCCTGGATCATCTTCTCGCGGGTCAAGGCCGCTGAGGAGCGCGGCGGCTACGTCGAGCCCACCGTGTGGTCCTCCAAGGAGGGCACGACCTTCCGTCGCCCGCAGCGTCCTCGGCCCATGGCGCCCGACGACGACCCGGAGTTCCTCAGGGACCTGGAGCAGGACATCCGTCGTCGCAAGCACCACCCGCAAGAGCCCACCGGCGCTCCCGACGACAGCAATGACGGAGCTGACGAGAATCCTGAGGCCGGCGGGACCGACCGCTCCGGGACCGACTCACACTGA
- a CDS encoding cytochrome c biogenesis protein CcdA, with translation MTTVSSLVVIGLLGGLITGISPCVLPVLPVILLSAGAQGARGDGGDDKGADGGFASRFHPYLVVTGLVVSFTVFTLLGSTVLSLLHLPQDLIRWVGIVMLALIGLGMMVPKVMEILERPFARFQRFGGSKNPSNGFLLGLVLGAAYVPCAGPVLAAVAVAGATGRIGADTVALAVSFAVGTAIPLLAFALAGRGITERIQAFRTRQRAIRVTAGVVMLGLAVALVLDAPAALQRRLPDYTASLQARTDDLLHGDSSSGPCRPGAATLGDCGPLPAIDGAVAWINTPGDQPLTQQSRAGKVTLVDFFAYSCINCQRSVPGIEKLYETYAASGLQVIGVHSPEYAFEKEVDNVRGGVKHLGITYPVAVDSNLTTWTNFDNHYWPAHYLADAQGNVRQTHVGEGGEAATEKLVRELLMQANPKVTLPAPVFSEAKDDAGTNSPRTPETYLGSDRASGFVQGTLDKGQHTFSFPSRLQADTFALDGTWTVEPQSITPTEGKGRLRLSYRGKQVNLVVSGEGDLTWTVNGKTRTTHVSGVPNGMELVHSEEVGSGELELEASPGLQLYSFTFG, from the coding sequence GTGACAACCGTCTCGAGTCTGGTGGTCATCGGGCTGCTGGGAGGGCTCATCACGGGTATCTCCCCGTGCGTTCTTCCCGTGCTCCCCGTCATCCTCCTCTCCGCAGGAGCACAGGGCGCACGCGGCGATGGCGGCGATGACAAGGGGGCCGACGGCGGCTTCGCCTCCCGCTTCCACCCCTACCTCGTGGTAACCGGCCTTGTGGTCAGTTTCACGGTCTTCACGCTCCTCGGATCGACCGTGCTGAGCCTGCTCCACCTGCCGCAGGACCTCATCCGCTGGGTCGGCATCGTCATGCTCGCCCTGATCGGCCTGGGCATGATGGTCCCGAAGGTCATGGAGATCCTCGAGCGCCCCTTCGCGCGCTTCCAGCGCTTCGGCGGCTCGAAGAACCCCTCCAACGGCTTCCTTCTGGGCCTGGTCCTGGGCGCTGCGTACGTGCCCTGCGCGGGCCCGGTCCTGGCGGCCGTCGCCGTCGCGGGAGCCACCGGGAGGATTGGCGCCGACACCGTCGCCCTGGCCGTGTCCTTCGCCGTCGGCACAGCGATCCCGCTGCTGGCCTTCGCCCTGGCCGGACGCGGTATCACGGAGAGGATTCAGGCCTTCCGCACCCGCCAGCGCGCCATCCGCGTCACCGCCGGCGTCGTCATGCTCGGGCTGGCCGTGGCCCTGGTCCTGGACGCCCCGGCCGCTCTCCAGCGCCGCCTGCCCGACTACACCGCCTCCCTTCAGGCCCGCACCGACGACCTTCTCCACGGTGACTCCTCTTCCGGCCCCTGCCGCCCCGGAGCCGCCACTCTCGGTGACTGCGGCCCCCTCCCTGCCATCGACGGCGCAGTGGCCTGGATCAACACGCCCGGCGACCAGCCCCTGACCCAGCAGAGCCGCGCAGGCAAGGTCACCCTGGTCGACTTCTTCGCCTACTCGTGCATCAACTGCCAGCGCTCGGTCCCCGGCATCGAGAAGCTCTACGAGACCTATGCGGCCTCCGGCCTGCAGGTGATCGGCGTCCACTCCCCGGAGTACGCCTTCGAGAAGGAAGTGGACAACGTGCGTGGCGGCGTCAAGCACCTCGGCATCACCTACCCCGTGGCCGTCGACTCCAACCTGACCACCTGGACCAACTTCGACAACCACTACTGGCCCGCCCACTACCTGGCCGATGCCCAGGGCAACGTCCGCCAGACCCATGTCGGAGAAGGTGGGGAGGCGGCCACGGAGAAGCTCGTCCGCGAGCTGCTCATGCAGGCCAACCCGAAGGTGACCCTCCCCGCCCCCGTCTTCTCCGAGGCGAAGGACGACGCCGGCACGAACAGCCCCCGCACCCCCGAGACCTACCTGGGCTCGGATCGGGCCTCCGGCTTCGTCCAGGGAACCCTCGACAAGGGACAGCACACCTTCTCCTTCCCCTCCCGGCTCCAGGCCGACACCTTCGCCCTGGACGGCACGTGGACAGTGGAGCCGCAGTCCATCACCCCGACCGAGGGCAAGGGCCGCCTGCGCCTGTCCTACCGCGGTAAGCAGGTCAACCTCGTCGTCTCCGGCGAGGGGGACCTGACCTGGACGGTCAACGGGAAGACCCGCACCACCCACGTCTCCGGCGTGCCCAACGGGATGGAGCTGGTCCACAGCGAGGAGGTGGGATCGGGCGAGCTCGAGCTGGAGGCCTCGCCCGGACTGCAGCTCTACTCCTTCACCTTCGGGTGA
- a CDS encoding AMP-binding protein: MPAPPALRLLTGGTAPDDVAALRTALAERLALRGLLTSADGRPAPAAEDGEDRAVSPLPLLVPIAPGEDEGQVRSDLARRITRVPARTDLILRTSGSTTGTGRLIAMSAAALMASARATHARLGGPGTWLLPLPAHHVAGLQILIRSLEAGTEPVVVDTSSGFSPTALAEALSSARRSTGAAASRLYVSLVPTQLVRVLQDPQARPALAGADAVLLGGAAADPALLDRARGAGVTVVTTYGMSETGGGCVYNGHPLEGVEITIQAPDAAGAGRILISGPVLAEDYLDTPGHSPAGSPNAGEGFHRNGTRRVLATSDRGRLHPDGRLEVLGRLDDVIITGGVKVEPRHVEEALTCIDGVAEACVVGLSDEQWGSAVAAAVVLEPDRQPGGLKQLDGAALREAARARLDGAHAPKRVLILEALPLRPSGKVDRREVARLLAATTTDVTSELSTPEP; this comes from the coding sequence GTGCCCGCCCCGCCCGCCCTCCGCCTCCTGACCGGCGGAACCGCCCCCGACGACGTCGCCGCCCTGCGCACCGCCCTCGCCGAGCGTCTGGCCCTGCGCGGCCTGCTCACCAGCGCCGATGGCCGCCCCGCCCCCGCCGCCGAGGACGGGGAGGACCGGGCGGTCTCGCCGCTGCCGCTGCTCGTCCCCATTGCCCCCGGGGAGGACGAGGGGCAGGTCCGGTCCGACCTGGCCCGTCGCATCACCCGCGTCCCGGCACGCACAGACCTCATCCTGCGCACGTCGGGCTCCACCACCGGTACCGGCCGACTCATCGCCATGAGCGCCGCCGCCCTCATGGCCTCCGCCCGGGCCACCCACGCGCGCCTTGGCGGCCCGGGAACCTGGCTCCTGCCCCTGCCGGCCCACCACGTCGCCGGCCTGCAGATCCTCATCCGCTCCCTGGAGGCCGGAACCGAGCCCGTCGTGGTCGACACGAGCTCAGGATTCAGCCCCACGGCGCTCGCGGAGGCCCTGAGCTCGGCGCGTCGGTCCACCGGGGCGGCCGCCTCCCGGCTCTACGTCTCCCTGGTCCCCACCCAACTGGTGCGCGTCCTGCAGGACCCGCAGGCCCGCCCGGCCCTGGCAGGAGCCGACGCCGTCCTCCTGGGCGGCGCCGCTGCCGACCCCGCGCTCCTGGACCGGGCCCGCGGGGCGGGCGTCACCGTGGTCACCACCTACGGCATGAGCGAGACCGGCGGGGGCTGCGTCTACAACGGCCACCCCCTGGAGGGGGTCGAGATCACCATCCAGGCCCCCGACGCCGCCGGCGCTGGCCGCATCCTCATCTCCGGTCCCGTCCTGGCCGAGGACTACCTCGACACCCCCGGCCACAGCCCCGCAGGCAGTCCCAACGCCGGCGAGGGCTTCCACCGCAACGGCACCAGGCGAGTCCTGGCCACCTCCGACCGCGGCCGGCTGCACCCCGACGGGCGCCTGGAGGTCCTGGGCCGCCTGGACGACGTCATTATCACCGGGGGCGTCAAGGTCGAGCCCCGCCACGTGGAGGAGGCCCTCACCTGTATCGACGGCGTGGCCGAGGCCTGCGTCGTCGGCCTGTCCGACGAGCAGTGGGGAAGTGCCGTCGCCGCCGCCGTCGTGCTTGAACCGGACCGGCAGCCGGGCGGCCTGAAGCAGCTGGACGGCGCCGCCCTGCGCGAGGCCGCCCGTGCCCGGCTGGACGGCGCTCACGCCCCCAAACGGGTCCTCATCCTGGAGGCCCTGCCGTTGCGCCCCAGCGGGAAGGTCGACCGACGCGAGGTCGCCCGGCTCCTCGCCGCGACCACGACGGATGTGACCTCGGAGCTTTCTACACCAGAGCCCTGA
- a CDS encoding ADP-ribosylglycohydrolase family protein, giving the protein MPGPVAAEPPARERALGALTGLALGDALGMPTQSMSPAQIRRCYGEITGLRDAVAEQPIAPSVPAGTVTDDTEQALILAGLLIDGGGRIDPHQLADALLRWEDDMRARGSLDLLGPSTKLALERVRAGADPHCTGRQGTTNGAAMRVAPVGIVFSVNAHGDALARAVQASCLVTHDTRQGFEAAGLLAAAVSAAIDGVDAAGALGAALDFVAAHPEAGHWTEKASVAARTRLALETSRGLHGEALAEHLRTYVGTSVESAESVPCALVIVREFAQRPLEGLCFAAGLGGDTDTIAAMAGAVLGANAPHLLPVELVDRVLERSGLRLEPVCDALLALRGGGRCQQDAPEQRRP; this is encoded by the coding sequence ATGCCTGGGCCCGTGGCGGCTGAGCCCCCGGCACGCGAACGCGCCCTGGGAGCGCTGACCGGGCTGGCCCTGGGCGACGCACTGGGGATGCCCACCCAGTCGATGAGCCCGGCACAGATCCGCCGGTGCTACGGCGAGATCACCGGGCTGAGAGACGCCGTCGCCGAGCAGCCCATCGCCCCCTCAGTACCTGCCGGCACCGTCACGGATGACACCGAGCAGGCTCTCATCCTGGCCGGTCTCCTCATCGACGGTGGCGGCCGCATCGACCCCCACCAGCTCGCCGATGCCCTCCTGCGCTGGGAGGACGATATGCGCGCCCGTGGGTCCCTGGACCTGCTGGGACCCTCCACCAAGCTCGCTCTGGAGCGGGTGCGCGCCGGGGCAGACCCGCACTGCACCGGCAGACAGGGCACCACCAACGGCGCCGCGATGCGGGTGGCCCCGGTGGGCATCGTCTTCTCCGTGAATGCCCACGGCGACGCGCTGGCCCGGGCCGTTCAGGCCTCCTGCCTGGTCACCCACGACACCCGGCAGGGCTTCGAGGCCGCAGGTCTCCTCGCCGCAGCGGTCAGCGCGGCCATCGACGGCGTCGACGCGGCGGGTGCGTTGGGGGCGGCGTTGGACTTCGTGGCCGCCCACCCCGAGGCTGGCCATTGGACGGAGAAGGCCTCCGTTGCCGCCCGCACCCGGCTGGCCCTGGAGACGAGTCGCGGCCTGCACGGGGAGGCCCTGGCCGAGCATCTGCGCACCTACGTCGGAACCTCGGTGGAGTCGGCCGAGTCGGTCCCCTGCGCGCTGGTGATCGTGCGGGAGTTCGCGCAGCGGCCCCTGGAGGGACTGTGCTTCGCCGCTGGGCTCGGGGGAGATACTGACACCATTGCCGCGATGGCCGGTGCGGTCCTGGGGGCGAACGCGCCCCATCTTCTTCCTGTTGAGCTGGTCGATCGAGTGCTGGAGCGCTCCGGCCTGCGGCTCGAGCCGGTCTGTGATGCGCTTCTGGCGCTTCGCGGCGGCGGGCGCTGTCAGCAAGACGCTCCGGAGCAGAGGCGGCCATGA
- a CDS encoding 1,4-dihydroxy-2-naphthoate polyprenyltransferase, which yields MSGENGEHAQDSGPRATSWGEVVRLRTLPAAVAPVILGAGAAAAMGELSVLRSLLAAGVALALQIGCNLANDYSDGVRGTDDDRTGPPRLTASGQVAPRTVKLAAFGCFGIGALLGLALVVLSGQWWLLAVGAAAIAAAWFYTGGSHPYGYAGLGEVFVFVFFGLVATVGTTYVQAGTVPGWLWPSACGIGLLACSLLMVNNLRDIDTDPAHGKMTLAVRLGETGARHAFSLMLHVPLLLGAVALVWARETGSASPVDGGGHISPLLTLVIALAAPLLLLPLVRRATAPVRSGARGRDLIASLRDAGLLELVYGVVFAAATVIITL from the coding sequence GTGAGCGGCGAGAACGGCGAACACGCGCAGGACAGCGGCCCCCGCGCCACCAGCTGGGGGGAGGTGGTGCGACTGCGCACCCTGCCGGCCGCCGTCGCCCCCGTCATCCTGGGCGCCGGGGCAGCCGCCGCGATGGGGGAGCTCTCAGTGCTGCGGAGCCTGCTGGCCGCGGGCGTGGCCCTGGCGCTGCAGATCGGCTGCAACCTGGCCAATGACTACTCCGACGGCGTGCGAGGCACCGACGACGATCGCACCGGGCCGCCGCGACTGACCGCCTCCGGGCAGGTCGCCCCCCGCACCGTCAAGCTCGCCGCCTTCGGCTGCTTCGGGATCGGAGCCCTCCTGGGCCTGGCACTCGTGGTCCTCAGCGGCCAGTGGTGGCTGCTCGCCGTCGGCGCCGCAGCGATCGCGGCCGCCTGGTTCTACACCGGAGGCTCCCACCCCTACGGCTACGCCGGCCTGGGGGAGGTCTTCGTCTTCGTCTTCTTCGGCCTGGTGGCCACGGTGGGCACCACCTACGTCCAGGCCGGCACGGTCCCGGGGTGGCTGTGGCCCTCGGCCTGCGGGATCGGACTGCTCGCCTGCTCCCTGCTCATGGTCAACAACCTGCGCGACATCGACACCGATCCCGCCCACGGCAAGATGACCCTGGCGGTCCGCCTGGGGGAGACGGGTGCCCGGCACGCCTTCTCCCTCATGCTTCACGTGCCTCTGCTGCTGGGGGCCGTCGCCCTGGTGTGGGCGCGCGAGACCGGATCGGCCAGCCCCGTCGACGGCGGCGGGCACATCAGCCCGCTGCTGACCCTGGTCATCGCGCTGGCGGCGCCGCTCCTGCTCCTGCCACTGGTGCGGCGGGCCACCGCGCCGGTGCGCTCCGGCGCCCGGGGGCGCGATCTTATTGCCTCCCTGCGTGACGCCGGCCTGCTGGAGCTGGTCTACGGCGTCGTCTTCGCCGCCGCCACCGTCATCATCACCCTGTGA
- the dapD gene encoding 2,3,4,5-tetrahydropyridine-2,6-dicarboxylate N-succinyltransferase produces the protein MTTRSAWGLGLATVTDDGNTLDVWYPRPVLGDEPEEGHADLLASLSAMERRDEARGVHTTVVRTWADLDDAPQTVAGAYLRLHTLSHRLVKPNTVNLDGIFSRLPNVVWTSAGPCRAEDFENTRMRLRAAVGRPVQVHSVDKFPRMTDYVLPSGVRIGNGANVRLGAYLSEGTTVMHSGFVNYNAGTLGRSMVEGRISQGVVIGDGSDIGGGASTMGMLSGSGRQRVALGKRCLLGANSGLGIPLGDDCVVEAGLYLTAGTKVSLMPQGGVVPGNHGLFKEPRVVPARELAGASNVLFRRNSQSGAVEALARGGKSIELGSPQHAGQ, from the coding sequence ATGACGACTCGCAGCGCATGGGGTCTCGGCCTGGCGACCGTGACCGACGACGGCAACACCCTCGACGTGTGGTACCCCCGACCGGTTCTCGGCGACGAGCCCGAGGAGGGGCACGCCGACCTCTTGGCCTCCCTGAGCGCCATGGAGCGGCGCGATGAGGCCCGCGGCGTGCATACCACCGTGGTGCGCACCTGGGCCGACCTCGACGACGCCCCCCAGACCGTGGCCGGCGCTTACCTGCGCCTGCACACACTGTCCCACCGCCTGGTCAAGCCCAACACCGTCAATCTGGACGGGATCTTCTCCCGCCTTCCCAACGTGGTGTGGACCTCCGCCGGCCCCTGCCGTGCCGAGGACTTCGAGAACACCCGCATGCGCCTGCGCGCCGCCGTAGGGCGCCCCGTCCAGGTGCACTCGGTGGACAAGTTCCCCCGCATGACCGACTACGTGCTGCCCTCGGGGGTGCGCATCGGCAACGGCGCGAACGTGCGCCTGGGCGCCTACCTGTCAGAGGGCACCACGGTCATGCACTCCGGCTTCGTCAACTACAACGCCGGGACGCTGGGGCGCTCCATGGTCGAGGGCCGCATCTCCCAGGGGGTCGTCATCGGCGACGGCTCCGACATCGGCGGCGGCGCCTCCACGATGGGCATGCTCTCGGGCAGTGGGCGCCAGCGCGTGGCCCTGGGCAAGCGCTGCCTGCTGGGGGCGAACTCGGGGCTCGGGATCCCGCTGGGTGACGACTGCGTCGTCGAGGCCGGCCTGTACCTGACGGCCGGCACGAAGGTCTCCCTCATGCCGCAGGGCGGCGTGGTGCCCGGCAACCACGGCCTGTTCAAAGAGCCGCGCGTGGTCCCGGCCCGCGAGCTGGCCGGCGCCTCCAACGTCCTGTTCCGCCGTAACTCCCAGTCCGGCGCTGTCGAGGCGCTGGCCCGCGGCGGCAAGAGCATTGAGCTGGGCTCGCCCCAGCACGCCGGCCAGTAG
- a CDS encoding histidine phosphatase family protein has translation MARTTIHLMRHGEVHNPGGILYGRLPGYHLSTLGHQMAQQVADVLSASGHDITRVITSPLERARETGAPTAAAFGLAPTTDPRLIEAGNSFEGVAVNRNRWILAHPTYWSSYVNPLRPSWGEPYREIVERMRGAVVSALDLAEGHEALLVSHQLPVWSLRLFLEGRPLAHDPRRRQCALASLTSLTFEDRTLVGLAYWEPAGDLLRQARDMVPGTSSAQTAGSVSPGSPGSSASPVSPAGHAEAAR, from the coding sequence ATGGCGCGCACGACGATCCACCTCATGCGGCACGGCGAGGTGCACAACCCAGGCGGCATCCTCTACGGCCGTCTGCCCGGGTACCACCTGTCCACCCTGGGGCACCAGATGGCCCAGCAGGTCGCCGACGTCCTGTCCGCCTCCGGGCACGACATCACCCGGGTCATCACCTCACCCCTGGAGCGGGCCCGGGAGACCGGCGCCCCCACCGCCGCCGCCTTCGGCCTGGCGCCGACAACGGATCCCCGACTCATCGAGGCCGGCAACTCCTTCGAGGGCGTGGCCGTCAACCGCAACCGCTGGATCCTGGCCCACCCCACCTACTGGTCCAGCTACGTCAACCCGCTGCGCCCCTCCTGGGGCGAGCCCTACCGGGAGATCGTCGAGCGCATGCGCGGCGCCGTCGTCTCCGCGCTCGACCTCGCCGAGGGCCACGAGGCGCTCCTCGTCTCCCACCAGCTGCCCGTCTGGTCGCTGCGCCTCTTCCTGGAGGGCCGCCCCCTGGCCCACGACCCGCGCCGCCGCCAGTGCGCCCTGGCCTCCCTGACCTCCCTGACCTTCGAGGACCGCACCCTGGTGGGGCTGGCCTACTGGGAGCCGGCCGGTGACCTGCTGCGCCAGGCCCGCGACATGGTGCCCGGCACCTCCTCCGCGCAGACCGCGGGCAGTGTCAGCCCCGGCAGCCCAGGTAGTTCTGCCAGCCCTGTCAGTCCCGCCGGGCACGCCGAGGCGGCCCGGTGA
- a CDS encoding PfkB family carbohydrate kinase, with protein MMGRVIHTGQVVIDLTLRIEAIPEPGGDVFADESSMAVGGGFNVLAAARRMGVETLYAGPLGEGPFAEAARRALEEIGVDHVGPVAAGDQGYCVAMTDARAERTFISTCGAETRGPVDAFDHLEVSGDDVVYLSGYSLADEASRVALERLAGRLTEARAGCTALFDVSPMVGSVPMSSLEHLGALGPVWSLNEREAGLLADRLELRVEAGDHAGVCEALSGRLGTVLVRAGEQGSWFSDGGAARHTPSIPVTPVDTNGAGDAHSGVLAAALARGVDLTTALRWANVAGALTTTHFGPATCPSEAEIRALV; from the coding sequence ATGATGGGTCGGGTCATTCACACCGGCCAGGTCGTCATTGACCTGACTTTGCGCATCGAGGCGATTCCCGAGCCCGGCGGTGACGTGTTCGCCGACGAGTCCTCCATGGCGGTCGGTGGTGGCTTCAACGTGCTGGCCGCCGCCCGCCGGATGGGTGTCGAGACCCTGTATGCGGGGCCGCTGGGCGAGGGGCCCTTCGCCGAGGCGGCCCGGCGGGCCCTGGAGGAGATCGGGGTGGATCATGTCGGCCCGGTCGCAGCCGGCGACCAGGGCTACTGCGTGGCCATGACCGATGCGAGGGCCGAGCGCACCTTCATCTCCACCTGCGGGGCCGAGACTCGTGGTCCGGTGGATGCCTTCGACCACCTGGAGGTGAGTGGCGACGACGTCGTCTACCTCTCCGGCTACTCCCTGGCTGATGAGGCCTCCAGGGTGGCGCTGGAGCGGTTGGCCGGGAGACTGACCGAGGCCCGAGCGGGGTGCACGGCGCTGTTCGACGTCTCCCCCATGGTTGGTTCGGTCCCCATGAGCTCGCTGGAGCACCTCGGTGCGCTGGGGCCCGTCTGGTCGCTCAATGAGCGTGAGGCCGGGCTGCTCGCAGACCGCCTGGAGCTGCGGGTGGAGGCCGGTGACCACGCCGGCGTCTGCGAGGCGCTATCGGGGCGGCTCGGAACCGTGCTGGTGCGGGCCGGGGAGCAGGGCTCCTGGTTCTCCGACGGCGGCGCGGCGCGTCATACCCCAAGCATCCCGGTGACGCCGGTGGACACCAACGGGGCCGGTGACGCGCACTCCGGTGTCCTGGCCGCGGCCCTGGCCCGGGGCGTCGACCTGACGACGGCGCTGCGCTGGGCGAATGTGGCCGGAGCCTTGACCACGACGCACTTCGGCCCGGCCACCTGCCCGAGTGAGGCGGAGATCAGGGCTCTGGTGTAG
- a CDS encoding anti-sigma factor, with amino-acid sequence MSDRDDTHEDAINGEADAQGTKGLDGAQSGDDLERFDDELDSETAALLGASLRPVDPPTAIRASLLETIARELQTERADQADHTAEEEAGDRDAVGGSNSGSGSDRDSNGDGDGDSVDSEVLSLDAHRRRRAAWRTGLLRAAAAVVLVGVGIGVGRWSVRGAVDEAMDSMASSMASTQHYAHLNQAQDVQRVTDTMPDGHVATLTWSRDMSMTALTLPAAMKESASGRSLQVWLKEGETTTSLGVYDPRDGAGFSFLDVMPKPGQQIVITVEPAGGSAQPTTPPLVTLRVSEDAGRSGAATGSPSPASSAGPTGDSA; translated from the coding sequence ATGAGCGACCGCGACGACACTCACGAGGACGCCATCAACGGCGAGGCCGATGCGCAGGGCACCAAGGGTCTCGACGGGGCGCAGAGTGGAGACGATCTCGAGCGCTTCGACGACGAGCTCGACTCGGAGACGGCCGCCCTGCTGGGCGCCTCGCTACGGCCCGTGGACCCGCCGACAGCGATCCGCGCCTCCCTTCTGGAGACCATTGCGCGCGAGCTTCAGACGGAACGCGCAGACCAGGCCGACCACACCGCGGAGGAGGAAGCCGGCGACCGCGACGCTGTCGGCGGCAGTAACAGTGGCAGTGGCAGTGACCGCGACAGTAACGGCGACGGTGATGGCGACTCGGTGGACTCTGAGGTCCTCAGTCTCGATGCGCACCGCCGGCGCCGCGCGGCCTGGCGCACCGGCCTGCTGCGGGCGGCCGCGGCCGTGGTCCTGGTCGGTGTCGGCATCGGTGTGGGGCGCTGGAGCGTGCGGGGCGCGGTCGATGAGGCCATGGACTCCATGGCGAGCTCTATGGCGTCGACCCAGCACTACGCCCACCTCAACCAGGCCCAGGACGTCCAGCGGGTCACCGACACGATGCCCGACGGGCACGTCGCGACCCTCACCTGGTCCCGGGACATGAGCATGACCGCGCTGACCCTCCCGGCCGCCATGAAGGAGTCCGCCAGTGGGCGCAGCCTCCAGGTCTGGCTCAAAGAGGGGGAGACGACCACCTCACTGGGCGTCTACGACCCCCGTGACGGGGCCGGCTTCTCCTTCCTCGACGTCATGCCCAAGCCCGGCCAGCAGATCGTCATCACCGTGGAGCCGGCCGGAGGGTCGGCCCAGCCGACGACGCCGCCCCTGGTCACCCTGCGAGTGAGTGAGGACGCCGGCCGGTCCGGCGCCGCCACCGGTTCGCCGAGCCCTGCGTCCTCGGCCGGTCCCACTGGAGACTCCGCCTAG